A segment of the Daphnia pulex isolate KAP4 chromosome 10, ASM2113471v1 genome:
GTGGTCCTTATATGCACTTCAGTATGAGACTTTTGATTAGCAAGTACCCAGAGGAGgtcattttcattaatattttattttaatatcaattcaagttaaaattcctttgaatttttttaaatttcattaatttaccctcattgttcaattattttaatggagaaatatttgtaaattattttcataatcattaaaatgaaaatcgagTATGGActatggagagagagagaaaaaaatctgcCATAGTGACGgactatttttctctttgtgcgTGAAGATATTAAGCTCATAGGCCTACTATACTAACTTTTTTACCACGAATTGAATATacccattttgtattttattatcgCCTGACTACACATGTAAAATTAATAAGACCACAAAAAGACGTCATTGATACTGTGTCTCATATAAGACCAGTATGAATAAACCGGAATAAACACGATGTCTGAATCTCCTATTTAGTGTCACCTATTTAGTGACCTAAATTTCCACTGCGATTAATTCTCGAAATAACTATATTTCAATCCATTCAAATTCAGCGGTTAACCATATCAGTGCCTGCGGCCTTGTAGTGTACATTGTACAAGCCCTAAACCTTGAAAGTAGCATCGCCGGAGTGTACCCGCGCTatgttatttttgaaaaaattcactaAACGGCAACGTtattgggtaaaaaaaatggcatctCGAAAAGACTCAAACAACCCACGAAGGCTACAACAAAGTTTTACCCTTGTTTTacttaatattttgttttaatttaaactcaagtttaaacaattttggattttttttaaatttcattaatttagtAAATTTACCCtcattattcaatcattttaatggagaaatatttgaaaattattttcattaacttGAAAAACACAAGGTAGATCACCGCAATCTACAAATCAGCGATCACTCGATTTCTATCAGAAAGGAAGAACTGCCTCGTTACGACTTGTGTAACCATCTTTTAGTTCGAGCTCGCAATGGGTAGGTTCAAGGTAGTGGGTTGGGAAATTTTCTCGTTAGTGGGGTCTTGCTGTTGTGTGATTAAGGTAGAAGGTCGATATAAAACGATGACGTTGACATTCTGCAATGTTCCCATATATGCCGAACCACGAGACGAGTTCCTAGATAAGCAGCTGGAAAGAGAACAGTAATCAATCAGGCATTGAATGCCCAACCAAGTGATCATGCAAATGACGGCCAGATAGAAAAGTGCCAGACGGAAGTCGAACACGGGCCACCCCCATAAACTTTTTAAGTTGTTCAGATGgttcaagaatttttaaattgtacgTTGTGCTGAAAGGCGTATTCAAAGTTTCCCGGTGAAAAGACAAGTGAAGCACGATCGCTCGAACTGAAGCCCCTCTGGTCTGGTTTACCCTTTTCCCCGTGTCGCCGCTCTGAGTCGTCTGCTTGAAATTGTTTCAGTTTTTCGGCTAGCTTTAATGTAGAGAAATTGAAGTTAAAGCTTAAAGTTAATGTTTAGATACTTTTCAACCGACATTTTTGAATCAAGATGATGCAACAGTTGTTGAATTCCTTTTCAAGACTATGTGTCACTAATAATCGCCTTACGTTATCACAATGTATGTCGGTCAAATTTCCAACACTCAGCCTAACATGAACAACACACAACCCCAACTCCATCAGATACGTTGCATAAATAAACTTGGGTATTTGACAGAACCTGGATGGAGAAACATCGGTAACAAATGGTTAGTGAAATTCCCTGAGGAGTACACTGTAAAGAAACTACCACTCATGAAGTTGGCAGGAAGAGATCCTACCACAGGTAACATTTCatttgcaattgaaaaaaggattttttaaactgttaattccttctaaaagtaaaaaagtgtATGGTGGTCTTGGAGGTggacacaagaaaaagtacCGATGGGTTGATAATGTTCGTTCTGGACCAAAGGAAGGGCCTCCATTGGTTGAAAAAATCTTGAGACTGCAATATGACCCATGTCAAAGTTCAAAAATTGCATTGGTAGCAGCTGGAGACAGAGTAAGGTACATTTTAGCATCCTCAACTATGAAAGTTGGAGATTTAATATCAACATCTGGGCACATCCCCAGAAATGCAAGTATGTATATACAGTGTTATAATACTGATCAAGACCTTAATTTAAAGtgtaaatttctttgtatagTTCGACCAAAAGAAGGAGATGCTCATCCATTGGGAGCACTGCCAGTAGGCACTGAAGTTTGGTAATTGTTTTGATCATCTGTAAACAATAGTATAAATTCTTAGaaaatcatattttgttaGCTGTGTAAACAGTACTCTAAGCTAGATCAAGGTTAAATTTGCattattaaacaaataatcgtCACCTGTAGCCGGTATTTTTGGACTCATTGACCTCGTCTGATGTGTTCGTGATGTTTACAGTGTTCTTGTAACCTCTAATTACTACCTgccatttatttgtcttcttcaTTACAATTATTCTTtaacctgtttttctttttcagtctgGATGTTGGCATGTGAGCAGTGTCAGAGATCAAGTGGATATAGGTAAAGGAGTAGGTTGTTGATCCTCAACTTTACCAACAGTGGGGAAGGGGTCTTTCACGATGAATGGCGAAATCCCTACAATCCCCATTATCAGCCTGGCTGGCATTGCAAGTCTCAGCGactgtaagttttatttacacattaatttttggtttgttctGAATCGTTACAACTtccgattatttatttattagtgcTACCTGAGATGCCATTGCCGGTGCCCCTGGCTTCCACACAAGCCAGTCGTTCATTACTTTTCCATCCAAGAGTCGCTGAGGAAGCTCACAGACACCTGTCTCCTCATGATGATGCCTTGGCAGCTCAACTTCAACATGCACTCACCACGACCTCTTATAATCCCCAGCACATAATTCTAAGGTACTTTCCACTTCATACAGCATAtttatcttcatttatttaattcatcGACAAATTCTTTTACACATCCAGAGATCAACGCTATGAGAATTTCAATCACCCGGAGCTCTCACAACCACAACCTGAGTTACTGAGTGCAATACTGCTGCGAAACCCACACGTCTttcgtcagcagcagcaacaacaacatccacaGCCATGGAATAGCAATCAGAGTACTGTGCAtccccatcagcagcagcagcagcaattcgTGTACAATTCTCAGCAGCAAATTGGTTATGCATCACCTGCCACTCATGTTGGGGCTTATACACCAAGTGGCAATTCTGATCAGGTAGAACCAGAGAATTCTTCTGCCAAAAGTAGCTGTtttcatgtttcatttttcataggGATATGCTCCTCAGCAAAGTCCTGCTCCAGGATTGCCCGCGCAAGCCGCCATGAATTACGTTCCACAGGGGAGTCCATATTCCACGCAGACGAAGCTTTTGGCTGCGCAAAACAATGTATATCCTCAGCAGCCACAACAAGAGAACTACAATAGCCCAAGCTGGGGGTATGAAAAACCCGTTCATACTCCAGTACCAGCCCAGCAGCAttgccagcaacaacaatcccAGCAGCATTATCCACAACATCTTCCTCAACAACCGCAGCCAACACACCCTGCCATGCCTCTTGTAGAGCCGCAACAGCCACAACAATATAATCAGCAACAGTAAATTCATCCGCAGCAAATCCAAGAGCAGCCTCCGACACAGCATCCAGTTCCACAACAGGCTGCACAACCCCATTTGCCGGTATACAACCACCAAGAGTTCCTCAACGCGATAGCTTCAACGCATtcacacgaaagaaaagaaactgaaaaatctaCGTTCCAACCCCAACCCATCGTACCTCAGCAGACAGCGAATAGCCAACCGTTCACTGCGTCCGTTAAAGTGGATCCCATCGCTCTGTCGTCCATGAATAATTCCTCACAGCAAAATAATCGGTACGCAATTTCATATAATCCTTGGTGGTCttgcatctttttttattaataatcttGTTCCATCAGGATGTCCAGGAATCATAGTAGTGGGCGGCCGTCCTATAAAGAAGACTCGGATTCTGACGGTGGAGGACGTGGAAAAGGAAGTGTAGTTGTGAAACCAGTGGAACCAGTGAAGGAACAAAAGCCAATTGTAGAGGAGAGTAAACCCAAAGTGAAAGTGCGGAAAGAAGACAAAGACAGAGAGACTCCtcgtaaaagaaaatccacCGGCGGTGAGGTGACGACACCGAACAACGATGAAGTGGCACcggctccaaagaaaaaattgaaaagactgGAGCGAAAGGTCGTCCATGACGAAGGCAAATTGAACGCGGAAGAACTCATGGAGACAAATACGTTTCAAAGATTTACGCGCTTAGTCGAACACATTTTCGATGCTACGGAAGATGCTGATCTGAATGCCCCGGCTGATCTGGATAACGACACGGATATACCTCAGGAGGCAATGATTCCCAAACAGCAACTCCACGATTTGTGTGCAGAAGCAGCTAAATTGaaggtatatttttattttctagccGATAGCGTGtttttaaacgttttttttttttttttttttgaattgtaatCTCATTTCTTACTTAGTCAATGGGTGCCATGTCAGCTGTTCCCCCCCGAGAGACTTGTTCGGTTACTCAATCTGCTCGAAAAGAACATACGTGATGGAGCCAAAATTTCCCTTCTCGGTATATTATCGCAAAGTTCACTTATTGAGTCCCATTTTCATAACATGCGCCTGTCGAAATTACAGGGGATccggatgaagatgaagaggagaGCAAATTGTGGACGGAATTGTCTTCTGAGCGTGTACTCCGAGCTGTAGAGGCGGCGCTGGCAGCCCTTCATATCCTTACAGCGCCAAACATGCCCAAGCGAGCCTACCTCGAAGAAGTCATTGAGAGAATTGTTCAGCTGGCCAGGTTCCAGTTGCAGCATTCCATCTATCCGGCATATGATCCAGTATACCGGACCGAGTCCAAAAAGGATGTCACGATTTCAGGTATATTTCGATTGATTGATTCACAGACGCACGAAATCCAGCATCGCTTCATTGGGCTTTACAGGCGGaagttcaaagaagaaaagggcccACGTACGAGAAGTGCGGGACAAAACTGTTCTATTGGTCTATCATAAAATGGTGGGCCTAGTCGGTTTGATGGCTGAATTGTTGGCAGTCCAGACGTTAACGGATACAGCTGTACTCCATCTTTCAACCGTAGGTGTTGCACCGTTCTTCGTCGAAAATATTCCAGAATTGCAGTTGTCCGCTTTGAGGTAtaaatttgtgatttttaatgGAGTCATTATGAGCAAttgttaatgtttttgttttgtttgtttttggttgtttgtttttttcgtgcCGGATATAGATTAGTGACGAAGATCTTTAGTCGCTATGAAAAGCATAGACGATTGTTGCTCGACGATATCCTAGCTTCCATCGCACGCCTGCCCTCCTCTAAACGAGGACTTCGCACTTTCCGCCTTAGTGCCGAACAGCACATACAGATGCTCACCGCCTTAGTCCTTCAGCTCATACAATGTGTCCTATGCCTCCCAGAGAAGCTAGGGGCTCCTCCGGGAACAACCGTTTCGGCTGAGGACGTGGATAGCTCTGTCTTGGTAGGCTAATCTTTTTCtccccaatttctttttgtatgcTTGTACCTAGAGAAGCTTGTCTAAACTCAAATTAATGTCTTCCTTAGGCAATGGATCCAGAATTAGTGGTGAATACAAGATACGACACCGCAGTCCGAACAGCCGCCAATTTTCTATCGGTCTTTCTCGGGAAATGTGGAGATAAAAACAACGAGGAAGTTGATTATCGTCCGctgtttgaaaatttcgtACAAGTAAGATTTATTTCCAGGAAAAGGTTAAGGTCAAAAGTATCTAATGAGGGTTGTTTTCATTAGGATCTCCTGAGCACCGTAAACAAGCCTGAGTGGCCGGCCGCCGAGTTGTTATTATCACTGTTAGGCAAGCTGTTGGTGCAAAACTTTAGCAACAAAAATGTCGATGTGCTGTTGCGAGTGGCATCCCTAGAGTACCTTGGCGTAGTGGCAGCTCGTCTCAGAAAGGACGCCGTCAGTTCTCAACTTAAAACGGACACTATCGATCAATTGCTGAAGCAGGTTCGTGAAGATGAAGCTAACAACGCGGTGGAAgaattcaaatcgaaaaagcataaaaagaagaaaaagagcggaGACAAAGAtcacgagaaagaaaacataccAGCAGATAAAATCGAGGtacttgcaaaaaaaaattaataaaagatGGGTTGTCATTTTTACTAGATCATAAGCACAAAAGATTAattgcaatttattttgtttttaggttcTTCAGTCATTGTTGCTCGATTATCTTGCTGTCAATTCTCAATGTGATCCTGCAATGCTTCATGCACGGCATTTCTACGTCGCTCAATGGTACATGGATATAAAAAACAGTGTGACCAAGAGATCCGTTTCGTCAGAAAATATACCCGAAACCGGTGTTGAGGAACGACCGAGGATTAAAGAAACacctaagaaaaagaagaagaagaaaaagcgtaACCACTTTTCTTCATCCGAATCCTCGTCTTCGTCCTCGTCTTCTGAGGACGAAGACGACAATGCCAAGAAACCTGAACAGGAAAACACTGCCGCTGATTGCAATGACCACAACCAATCCCTGGAAATGGCCGATCGGAGAAAGAAGCTACTACTCTCCAAAATCAATCCTTTCCCAGAAGCAGCACCTGGTACAAGAACGCAGGTTTTAACAACGCCTCTTGATGCCGAAAGCTCAGAGCTTATCACACGTTTTTTGGCTTCCAAAAGACAGTTTTCTCAAAGCTTTGACTCGTATCTCAAGCACATTTTGAAggtaaacaataaaaaactcTATCCGTATTACGTGTTTTGCTCAATTGCATCACTTTGTATTTTTAGGTCTTGACGGAACCGGCTATCGCTGTGCGAGCCAAAGCCATGAAATGCCTGACTCAAATCGTTGAATCGGACCCAGTCGTACTGGCCCGGTCCGACATGCAACTTGGTGTTCATCATTCTTTCCTGGACCAAAGTACAGCAGTGAGACAAGCAGCTGTTGATTTAGTAGGAAAGTTTGTCCTATCACGCCCAGAGCTTATTGACAAATATTATACCATGTTGTCTGCGCGTATCTTGGACACGGGAGTTAGTGTTCGCAAAAGAGTCATTAAGGTAGTCAttagttatttatttgataataatgactcaaatgtaatgattgccaatttttttaccaatagATAATGAAAGACATCTGCACCGAATGTCCCGATTTCACCAAGATTCCAGAGATATGCGTAAAGATGATCAGAAGAGTGAACGACGAAGAAGGTGGTATCAAAAAGCTGGTCATGGAGGTCTTCCAAGCTATGTGGTTTAGCCCAGTCAGAGATAAGCCGACACTTGACTTTAATGCTTTAATGAGAAAGGTACTTGAGTTCAATCCCATCAATTGGATTTCgaatttcaagttcatttttcatgCCATTTCTCAGGTTATGAACATAACTGACGTCGTGGCCGCCTGCAGAGATACCGGCTTAGATTGGCTTGAGCAACTGCTTCAACAGATGTTTCGACCcaaagaagacaaagaagacGTGACAAAAGCGAATGTTGAACCTTCCAAAGCCCTATTGATGGCCTGCCAACAAATCGTTGACTGCTTAGTCGAAAATATTCTCCGACTCGAGGAAGCTTCTCTTGCTCGAGGCCCCAGTTCCGGTGAGtccataattaattttttgaattaaacgaattttataacgattttcttttccgtgtGTAGCGGGATCGGCGGATGGGAAAAACTCAAATGGCGGAGAAACGAAAGGAGCTTCTCAGCGATTAGTCGCCTGTATGACTACGTTATATTTGTTCGCAAAAATACGACCCTTACTACTTGTGCCACATGCCATGACCCTTCAACCGTACTTGAGTCTTCGCTGTAGGACTCAGGGTAACTATCAAATTATCAGTGACGTTGCCCGGACATTGGAAGTAGTAGTCCCCTTGCTGGAACATCCAAGTGAATCTTTCCTCGCTCAACTGGAAGAAGATGCTGTCAAGTTGATCTTGCAGCATGAAAAGGCAGTCGTAGCGGCTTGTTTATCTTGCCTTGGCTCGGTTGTTAATCATGTCACACGGAATTTCAAGCTCATTCGAGACTGCTTCCGAAAATATTTCGGTCCGTTGACTGAATACAAGCTTATGCACGAGAGAGACCCCGACAATCCGCGACTCGTCCAACACCGGCCTTTTTTCCGAAGAGCACTTTTCACCGTGGGATTGCTACTGCGGCATTTCGATTTTACAGACGAAGAggtgattattttgtttgattgttttgatCTCAGGATTACCGTATTGAAACcttgtttaaattttggtttcaatGGTTTCAGGTGCGTTACGGGTTACCTGACTCTACCAAACAACAAGTGATGGAGATACTTCTTTACTTTGGGTGCCAAAACTGCACTGATATGCAGTTCTTCACTCTTCAGgtatttagaaaatatttcttaacTTAAATTTGCCATATGTAatcttgaatttgttttccaggCTATTGGTTCTGTTTGCATCAGGCATTACGACTTCATGTTGGGAGAATCCCTGAAATCAGTTTATCTTAATGTAAgttaaaatttgtggtaatcGTAATTTTCATCAGGCTCTTACTTAATTTTccggctctttttctttatttagcGTTTATTGGAACCTTCTGTTGCCTTGCGACTGAAAGTTCAAGTGCTAAACAACATCGAAACCTACCTTCAGGTATATTTCTCCTGTGATTCTTATAGTTCATGATAAATACAATAGGTTAATACAACATTTCTCTGTAGGAAGAGGAAATTCGAATGATCAAAGAAGATCAGCAGTGGTCCAAGACGTCAAAGAAGGAGAATCTCAAAGAAATGGGAGACGTAACCTCTGGAATGGCCAGTACCGTCATTCAACTTTATCTAAAACCAATCCTTGATTGTTTCTTCCATGGCGCGTCCAGTGTTCGACAATCAGCTTTCAGAGTGACGCAGTTGATTCTTCAGCAAGGATTGGTAGGCTTGTTTGCATTCTTGATTCTCGAATCAATGCGGCTTACTCAagtgaaatttatttccaatAGGTTCATCCGGTGCAAATCGTTCCATACTTGATTTGCATCAGCACTGACGCAGAGCGAGTATCGCACGCAGCAGACAAACAGTTgcaggaaatagaaaaaaagtaccCTGGATTCATTCACATGAAAGCGTTGCAAGGCATTCGACTATCTTACCAGTTACAGTCGCTAATTGAAAGTGCTCCAAAAGAGAATTCTCCTGTCCAGTCAGCTTCAAAGTATGTTTTCGAAATGATGAATTTCTAATTTGTTGgcttattaaattattttcaatttacagGAGCACACCGGAGACTCCTAATAAGAAAATCGGTACCAAGTGTTCTGTGGCTAGTGCAATACAAGAAAGCCAAGGAATTGCTCGTGGTTTCCGGCTCAGGGAAGGGGAACATCCGTCTGCTCTCAATGGTTTCCTCTATTCCCTTCTTCGCGGTACTAAACAACAGCGAAGAGCTCTCGTGCTTTCTATGCTCAAACAGTTCGACGAGACCTCGAAGAACCCTCTCGCACAGCTTCTATACTTGGCAGACAATCTAGCTTCTTTTCCTTATCAGGTAAAATTCGGAAGGCAGTTGTTTGGTTATATCGTTTCATTATTCCGTCAAcataaaagtaattattgtGCCATTATTTAACAGGTGATCGACGAACCGCTCTTTTTGATCCATCACATTGACATTATGGTGTCTGTGACGGGGTCTAACCTCTTGCAAGGATTCCGAGAATCTCTGCTCCCCAGTGCTGTACCTACTAgtccggaggaggaggaagacgatgAAGACATTGCATCCATCATGCAACGGCTACCTCCAGACACAAGACCATTCGAAGAATTCTTGACGGCTGCTCAGGGTTGTCTCCTCCTTCTAATGCTTAAACAACACCTAAAGGACCAGTATGGCCTGACGGATGCCAAAATAACCCAGTATTCACCGTCAGAAGGGGCAAAGATTTACGAGAAGAACGCACCAAGGAAACTGGTCAACATATTTATGCCTAGACCAACTCTACATGCGTTGAAAGGTATGGAAACACCAACTAAGCCTTCCCACTTGACGATAAATTAACCTGCTTTTTATTgttcaaacagaaaatctCGGCTTAGGTGGATACTTGGAGGTGTCTAGTAAACAGAGTCTGGTGGAAAAGTATATCGAGTTCAAGCAGCTCATGCTCAACATTGATCCTGCCGAAGAGGACGAAGAGGAGAGACTGGCTTCCGCCATGCGAACCTATCAAGTTACCGAATCACCAGTCCCGACTGACGTCCCCGCAATGGGAGTGCCCATTTTTGAAGCAGCGCCGCCGATAATACCCGGCGTGGCGCTTATGGGTGCGCCGTCGACACCAATGAAAACCCCTCGATCAAAATCGTCGAAAACTCCGAGATCACCAAGAGGCGAGAaaagcagcagtagtagtaaaaagaaatcccataagaagaaaaagcggaaAATTGAAAGCGACGAGAGCAGTGATGACTCGGATTGCGACCCGGACTTCAGAGCTTGAATGCTTTTGATACTGGTAACTGCAGTTTCtcaaagtcattttttttttcagtttgggAAAGGTTACATCTGTCCCCGAATCGGCACTGCGGCATACAAAGAATTGAATTGTAAATGTCTACGGATCTATTTCCAAAATACTCTGTACCAGGCACTGTCGACTGTCAAAAGTCGGTCGGGTGAATCCAAGGAGAAATAATATGTACAGTTTTTTGCAGGgcttatttctcattttcgcGATCTTTCCTGCATAGAGAACGACAAACTAGTGTTATAcggtacatatatatatttacgcATACTAGAGAGGGATTGGGTTAAGTAGTTACAAAACTTTACTTTGAAATTCCCTCTCTTCATGTAATACCATGGAGACACTTTTACCATTTTGCCTCTTATGGGCTTTAAACGCGTATACGCGCTACCATATTTAGGTCTGTTATGTCATTTTgggtcattttttttaaagcagccaattttttttaaatggtttcttttaaaatatactTGCGCGATGACGTTTAacttttattgcatttttttttttttttattagacaaTTCCGGACAATTCGAATTCAGATGAAGATCAAAATAAGTTTAATTGCACCAGAAACTTTGACTATATGACGAATCGTTTTTCCCCCTCATAAAATAAGTTTCGGgccaattaaattaataattaaaaggaaaaaaaaaagctgggctGTGGGGATTTTCCTCCTCCGACGATGCACAATTAAGGTGCAGTGTACAATTATCAGCAGATAAGATTCACCTTTCGTACGAGAGGTGCCTCTGTCAGTTTcaccttattattattacacctGACTCCAATTAGTATTATAGTCAGTTACGTAGCGTCGTGGTTGATGATTCGTCAATCCGCTGGAACCATTTGGCTTTACATTCGCACTCTTTCCCCCGCCGGCCCGCCCCATTGTTAAGTCAGACTGGCATATAGAAAAGGATTGAGTTAGTTTTATATAGTCTCATTTCTATGACGTTTGAGAAACTCAGAAAAGTGGTTCAATTAGAACATTTTTTAGGATTTTCAACTGACAGTGTTGGGTGTCTGGGAGTCGTGACACAATGTCGTCGTGCTGGCGAATGCTGCTGGCGAATGCTGCTACCGTCACACTCGCCGTTTCTTCTCATTTCCCAGACGCTTCCGGCGAGCGCCATTGTGTCTGCTTCTATGACGTCGAGTCAATCCGAGGTATAAATGTACTATAAATATAAAGGAACTAttctctctttcatctttcTCATCAGCacgtttctattttgattgacACGAAGGTTTTTCCAACCCGACGAGTCATTGGTGCGTGTCTAGTCACCAGAGATACGAtcggaaaacataaaaaaaaggtatagaGTACAGTTTAATAGGTAGGCGGATAGACTGGAGAAGGTGGGGGTGTCACTTTTCCTCCGAGCTGTGACGTCTACGTTTGGAATTACCCAGGGCCAACGCAAATAGTTCTCCAACATCTAAACAAGAGGAAATTAAATGTAAAcgattcttttgaaaagatcAATTTCGAAAGGATTCGACGATAAGGGGCCAcgacatttttcctttttctttcttatcgttgGTCAATTGCGATAGCGATAATGTAATAACACgaagtatttatttatttttaaaaatttagatgGTCTCACTCCGAGTGTCGCGTCTAGATTACAGACATGCGCACAGCCGGAGTCGATTTACCGACTCCGGCATAACAAAAAGTATTCGCAATTCCGCTTTTCCTACTCACACGACCGCAGGAATCCCCACGGCGCTGGCACGTCTATTCCGTCCACAATAAGTTCAGATTTGATCAATTCGTTCAagtgttttgtttgaatggtgtgaaaaaaacaactgtcgCTCGTATTATATTGACAGCCGGATTGCTGTGAGGGTTCAAAATGGAACGGCGGATGACATTAAGTGGCCATGTTCCGTCTTTATCTCTCATTCCGTTGGGGACTTGTCATAGCGGCAAGTACTACATCGACGGCGAATGTCTGGGTAAGCATCCCCCAAccaattcatttatttttctttacttaaagaaataattaaacgtGGAATATAATGAGCACCAGATTGGGAATTCGTCGGAAACGAATTATATGTCACAACACCAGCTGTGCAATCAAGACATGTTTGTGTGATTCACAGCACCCCCTAACAGTTATTTACTAATAATCTATTTCCACTTCTATCCGCCAGTTGGCCTTGTAGCTAAATAATAGGCTTTTCCGgccaacttttccttttttcattgaatgaTGTGTCGTCACCATCTCCTCCACTCGACGTCACGAAAAACgaagttgaaaatgttgttttctttcttgctacACTCCAGTTCATCTTGAAGAGATCAATATCAAGTTGGAAAACGAGGATCCCATCCATTACTCGCCCACTCCGGTGCGCCCTCGCATTCCTGGACATTCTCAACAAGgtataatagaaaatgaatagACTAGATTACAATTCCACCAAACtaacaattaatttatgtGTGTATAGGATCTAATCCCGATTCTTATCAACAGCCAGGATCAGCCCAGCATTTTGAATTCGACAATCAAGTATATTATAATATGGATTCGCTGATGATCGCTTATGGTTGTACGGTATTACTCGaaaagtaatttttgaaatgttgtttggTTTCCCTGTCTTTAAATAGGTTATTGGCTGAACTTACTACACCCCTAGAATGCCTGGGAATGGTCGGCGAAGCGACTCGATCCAATCAGAGCAGCACGACAACGCAACAAGTTGTCATCTACAAACTGACTCAGCTCCTCTACAACGCCAAGGAATCCTTTCTGGATGGTGGGGCCATACCAGTCGTTCTCAGTCACGTTTGCCACACcctagaaaaggtaaaagcgTTCTAATTGATC
Coding sequences within it:
- the LOC124204830 gene encoding LOW QUALITY PROTEIN: nipped-B-like protein B (The sequence of the model RefSeq protein was modified relative to this genomic sequence to represent the inferred CDS: deleted 1 base in 1 codon), translating into MNNSSQQNNRMSRNHSSGRPSYKEDSDSDGGGRGKGSVVVKPVEPVKEQKPIVEESKPKVKVRKEDKDRETPRKRKSTGGEVTTPNNDEVAPAPKKKLKRLERKVVHDEGKLNAEELMETNTFQRFTRLVEHIFDATEDADLNAPADLDNDTDIPQEAMIPKQQLHDLCAEAAKLKSMGAMSAVPPERLVRLLNLLEKNIRDGAKISLLGDPDEDEEESKLWTELSSERVLRAVEAALAALHILTAPNMPKRAYLEEVIERIVQLARFQLQHSIYPAYDPVYRTESKKDVTISGGSSKKKRAHVREVRDKTVLLVYHKMVGLVGLMAELLAVQTLTDTAVLHLSTVGVAPFFVENIPELQLSALRLVTKIFSRYEKHRRLLLDDILASIARLPSSKRGLRTFRLSAEQHIQMLTALVLQLIQCVLCLPEKLGAPPGTTVSAEDVDSSVLAMDPELVVNTRYDTAVRTAANFLSVFLGKCGDKNNEEVDYRPLFENFVQDLLSTVNKPEWPAAELLLSLLGKLLVQNFSNKNVDVLLRVASLEYLGVVAARLRKDAVSSQLKTDTIDQLLKQVREDEANNAVEEFKSKKHKKKKKSGDKDHEKENIPADKIEVLQSLLLDYLAVNSQCDPAMLHARHFYVAQWYMDIKNSVTKRSVSSENIPETGVEERPRIKETPKKKKKKKKRNHFSSSESSSSSSSSEDEDDNAKKPEQENTAADCNDHNQSLEMADRRKKLLLSKINPFPEAAPGTRTQVLTTPLDAESSELITRFLASKRQFSQSFDSYLKHILKVLTEPAIAVRAKAMKCLTQIVESDPVVLARSDMQLGVHHSFLDQSTAVRQAAVDLVGKFVLSRPELIDKYYTMLSARILDTGVSVRKRVIKIMKDICTECPDFTKIPEICVKMIRRVNDEEGGIKKLVMEVFQAMWFSPVRDKPTLDFNALMRKVMNITDVVAACRDTGLDWLEQLLQQMFRPKEDKEDVTKANVEPSKALLMACQQIVDCLVENILRLEEASLARGPSSAGSADGKNSNGGETKGASQRLVACMTTLYLFAKIRPLLLVPHAMTLQPYLSLRCRTQGNYQIISDVARTLEVVVPLLEHPSESFLAQLEEDAVKLILQHEKAVVAACLSCLGSVVNHVTRNFKLIRDCFRKYFGPLTEYKLMHERDPDNPRLVQHRPFFRRALFTVGLLLRHFDFTDEEVRYGLPDSTKQQVMEILLYFGCQNCTDMQFFTLQAIGSVCIRHYDFMLGESLKSVYLNRLLEPSVALRLKVQVLNNIETYLQEEEIRMIKEDQQWSKTSKKENLKEMGDVTSGMASTVIQLYLKPILDCFFHGASSVRQSAFRVTQLILQQGLVHPVQIVPYLICISTDAERVSHAADKQLQEIEKKYPGFIHMKALQGIRLSYQLQSLIESAPKENSPVQSASKSTPETPNKKIGTKCSVASAIQESQGIARGFRLREGEHPSALNGFLYSLLRGTKQQRRALVLSMLKQFDETSKNPLAQLLYLADNLASFPYQVIDEPLFLIHHIDIMVSVTGSNLLQGFRESLLPSAVPTSPEEEEDDEDIASIMQRLPPDTRPFEEFLTAAQGCLLLLMLKQHLKDQYGLTDAKITQYSPSEGAKIYEKNAPRKLVNIFMPRPTLHALKENLGLGGYLEVSSKQSLVEKYIEFKQLMLNIDPAEEDEEERLASAMRTYQVTESPVPTDVPAMGVPIFEAAPPIIPGVALMGAPSTPMKTPRSKSSKTPRSPRGEKSSSSSKKKSHKKKKRKIESDESSDDSDCDPDFRA